A region of [Bacteroides] pectinophilus DNA encodes the following proteins:
- the hemW gene encoding radical SAM family heme chaperone HemW, with translation MMNTDKNKQIGMYIHIPFCIRKCKYCDFVSEAASDFVHENYINALIDEINGYDAGQLEGYGLRSVFIGGGTPSAVKAEYISRIMTAVKEHFADICGHLTEITIECNPGTVTAENLRIYRDAGINRLSFGLQSAIDSELECIGRIHTWDDFKNSYRLAHEAGFENVNVDLMFDLPDQTMDTWKRTLADVCALEPKPSHISAYSLILEEGTPLAAQIESEREQGIDRMADEDTDRAMYHYAQSYLAGEGYHQYEISNFAMPSMESIHNLSYWECKEYIGFGVAAASNKGDLRCRNTYDIDRYIAGAWQDKEDIEHLTERDRMSEFVFLGLRMTSAGVDTEEFKKRFAVSFDEVFGDVTAGYIEKGLLSMNDGRLTLTPHGIDVSNVIMADYIL, from the coding sequence ATGATGAATACAGATAAAAACAAACAGATAGGGATGTACATACACATCCCTTTTTGTATAAGAAAATGTAAATACTGCGATTTTGTATCGGAGGCAGCTTCTGACTTCGTGCATGAGAACTATATAAATGCACTTATAGATGAGATTAACGGATATGACGCCGGACAGCTGGAGGGATACGGGCTTCGGTCTGTATTTATCGGAGGCGGTACTCCGTCTGCGGTTAAGGCGGAATATATTTCAAGAATAATGACTGCTGTCAAAGAACATTTTGCGGATATATGCGGACATTTGACGGAGATTACAATCGAATGCAACCCCGGTACTGTTACGGCTGAGAATCTGAGAATCTACAGGGATGCCGGAATTAACAGATTAAGCTTCGGCTTACAGTCTGCGATAGACAGTGAACTTGAGTGCATAGGCAGAATCCATACCTGGGATGATTTTAAGAACAGCTACAGGCTGGCGCATGAGGCCGGTTTTGAAAATGTTAATGTTGACCTTATGTTTGACCTTCCGGACCAGACGATGGATACATGGAAGAGGACACTTGCAGATGTATGTGCACTTGAACCGAAACCATCACATATATCTGCGTACAGTCTTATTCTCGAAGAAGGTACACCTCTTGCGGCACAGATAGAGTCGGAACGGGAGCAGGGGATAGACAGAATGGCAGATGAAGATACCGACCGCGCAATGTATCATTATGCGCAGAGCTATCTTGCGGGTGAGGGATATCATCAGTATGAGATATCCAATTTTGCAATGCCTTCAATGGAGAGCATACATAATCTTTCGTATTGGGAATGTAAGGAATATATAGGATTTGGCGTCGCTGCTGCCTCTAATAAAGGAGACCTGCGCTGCCGTAATACATACGATATAGACAGATATATAGCGGGAGCATGGCAGGACAAGGAGGATATCGAACATCTTACAGAGAGAGACCGAATGTCTGAATTTGTATTTCTGGGACTCCGCATGACATCGGCAGGAGTAGACACAGAAGAGTTCAAAAAAAGGTTTGCTGTATCATTTGATGAGGTGTTCGGTGATGTAACTGCCGGATATATTGAGAAAGGGCTGCTTAGCATGAATGACGGCAGGCTTACACTTACGCCACATGGAATAGATGTAAGCAATGTAATAATGGCGGATTACATCCTTTAA
- a CDS encoding response regulator transcription factor has translation MASLIYVVEDDQNIREIESFALKNSGYIVESFDCGKTFFNKVHNKVPDLVLLDIMLPDIDGLEILKRMKSDFELCNIPVIMVTAKSSEIDKVKGLDQGADDYMTKPFGVMELISRVKAILRRSRNTSDEKIFKAGDIIINEERHAVYVNDEPVELTFKEYNLLKLLISNYGIVMSREVIMDRIWGTSFEGESRTLDMHIKTLRKKLGESGSMIKTVRNVGYAIGLD, from the coding sequence ATGGCATCATTGATATATGTGGTGGAAGATGATCAGAATATAAGGGAGATAGAGAGCTTTGCACTAAAAAACAGCGGATATATTGTTGAGTCTTTTGACTGCGGTAAAACATTTTTTAACAAAGTGCATAACAAGGTTCCGGATCTTGTATTGCTGGATATAATGCTTCCTGATATTGACGGTCTTGAGATTCTCAAGAGAATGAAAAGTGATTTTGAGCTGTGTAATATTCCGGTAATTATGGTAACTGCCAAGTCGTCTGAGATTGATAAGGTAAAGGGACTTGACCAGGGTGCGGATGACTATATGACGAAGCCGTTCGGCGTTATGGAGCTTATCTCAAGGGTCAAGGCGATACTTAGAAGAAGCAGGAATACATCTGATGAAAAAATCTTTAAGGCAGGCGACATAATTATAAATGAAGAAAGACATGCAGTATATGTCAATGATGAACCTGTGGAACTGACATTCAAGGAGTACAACCTTCTGAAGCTGCTTATTTCCAATTACGGGATTGTAATGTCAAGAGAAGTGATTATGGACAGGATATGGGGTACATCATTTGAGGGTGAGTCAAGAACTCTTGACATGCATATAAAGACACTCAGAAAAAAGCTTGGAGAATCAGGTTCGATGATTAAGACGGTACGTAATGTCGGTTATGCAATCGGCCTGGATTAA